The Chitinophagales bacterium genome contains a region encoding:
- a CDS encoding DUF1275 domain-containing protein, translating into MFRHQGKSRTFKHNLQIAIVLSFVAGIVNTTGFLSLKQLTTNVTGHFAFFIYDISQLEFWKGAVYFFYVMAFLLGSFTSGFLIELFKENKKINVFVIPTFLESSILIAVVVLHLLFENQYPNTMACMLLFAMGLQNSFVTKISDAVVRTTHLTGLFTDLGIDLSLLFFPKSHPNKQRIISSIKLRIYIISFFFLGGIIGGLLYIKANFNLYTLIVATFILISSLFYDDFRYKVIKVKRKKHTH; encoded by the coding sequence ATGTTTCGGCATCAAGGTAAAAGCAGAACTTTTAAACATAATTTACAAATAGCTATTGTGCTTTCTTTTGTGGCAGGAATAGTTAATACCACAGGTTTTTTATCACTAAAACAGCTTACTACTAATGTTACCGGGCATTTTGCCTTTTTTATTTACGATATTTCGCAGTTAGAATTTTGGAAAGGAGCTGTTTACTTCTTTTATGTAATGGCGTTTCTTTTGGGTTCATTTACTTCCGGTTTTTTAATTGAGCTATTTAAGGAAAATAAGAAAATCAACGTTTTTGTAATTCCCACTTTTTTAGAATCTTCTATACTAATTGCAGTTGTAGTGCTTCATCTTTTATTTGAAAATCAATACCCTAACACTATGGCGTGTATGTTGCTGTTTGCCATGGGTTTACAAAATTCATTTGTTACCAAAATTTCAGATGCTGTAGTAAGAACTACCCACTTAACAGGTCTTTTTACCGATTTAGGCATTGATTTATCCTTGTTATTTTTTCCAAAATCGCACCCTAATAAACAAAGAATCATATCTTCAATAAAATTGCGTATTTATATTATTTCATTTTTCTTTTTAGGAGGAATTATTGGTGGTTTATTGTATATAAAGGCAAATTTCAACTTATACACTTTAATTGTTGCAACTTTTATTTTAATTTCAAGTTTGTTTTACGATGATTTTAGGTATAAAGTGATAAAGGTAAAAAGGAAAAAACATACTCATTAA
- a CDS encoding mechanosensitive ion channel: protein MDKSLNYLKEILIQWQNSVLDQLPKILLAIIILLLFVFFAKVAKKITLNFYTKTIKAHSEIANFFSSVIYFFFILSGVFIALQLAGLEKLLTHVLAGAGIIGIIAGFAFKDVASNIFAGLLLKIQNPFTVDDWVEIDGNYGVVTQVGWITTKIKTVPGQEVFVPNQLVYSNTFTNYSTLKKRRIIFKTGVAYGDNLERVKAAALDEVYKIPELLKDEDVDFYFTEIGNSSYNFQLRFWIHFNNNKDYQKAMSDVIMRIKKRFEQENFSIAYPVTTVDFGIKGGVSLFDKKVNVDIGEK from the coding sequence ATGGACAAATCTTTAAATTATTTAAAAGAAATACTAATCCAGTGGCAAAATTCTGTTTTAGACCAATTACCCAAAATATTGCTTGCCATAATAATTCTTTTACTTTTTGTATTCTTTGCCAAAGTAGCAAAAAAAATTACCTTAAATTTTTACACCAAAACAATAAAAGCACATTCCGAAATAGCTAATTTTTTTTCATCGGTTATTTACTTTTTCTTTATCCTATCCGGTGTTTTTATTGCCCTTCAATTAGCGGGATTAGAAAAATTATTAACCCACGTTTTAGCGGGAGCCGGTATTATTGGTATTATAGCCGGTTTTGCTTTTAAAGATGTAGCATCTAATATTTTTGCCGGATTATTACTCAAAATTCAAAATCCTTTTACAGTAGATGATTGGGTAGAAATAGACGGCAATTACGGAGTTGTTACGCAAGTAGGTTGGATAACAACTAAAATAAAAACCGTACCTGGTCAAGAGGTTTTTGTTCCCAACCAATTAGTTTACAGCAATACTTTTACCAATTATTCTACTTTAAAAAAAAGACGTATAATTTTTAAAACAGGCGTAGCTTATGGCGATAATTTAGAGCGGGTAAAAGCTGCTGCTTTAGACGAAGTGTACAAAATTCCCGAATTACTTAAAGATGAAGATGTTGATTTTTATTTTACAGAAATTGGAAATTCAAGCTATAATTTTCAGCTTCGTTTTTGGATTCATTTTAATAATAACAAAGACTACCAAAAAGCTATGAGTGATGTTATTATGCGAATTAAAAAACGGTTTGAACAAGAAAATTTCTCTATTGCGTACCCTGTTACTACTGTAGATTTTGGTATAAAAGGCGGTGTATCTTTATTTGATAAAAAAGTAAATGTAGATATAGGAGAAAAGTAA
- the pfkA gene encoding 6-phosphofructokinase — MSIKKIGVFTSGGDAPGMNAALRAVVRTAKYYNIDVVGIYRGYEGMIENDFVHLDERSVSRIINRGGTIIKSARSKEFRTKEGRKKAFENLECNGVEALIGIGGDGTFMGLHVFNKEFGVPVIGLPGTIDNDIFGTDYTIGFDTASNTAIEAIDKIRDTATSHNRLFFIEVMGRDAGFLALRAAIGSGAKAVMLPETHMEIDELLAAIRKGKGKHKSSNIVIVGEGNKNGNASELATLIKGIAPEYDTKVTVLGHIQRGGSPSAFDRLLASRLGVGAVEQLKEGNNNIMVGILNEKLAFTPLEKAVKENTLICDELLHVINILST; from the coding sequence ATGTCAATTAAAAAGATAGGAGTTTTTACTTCAGGAGGCGATGCACCGGGTATGAATGCAGCTTTACGAGCCGTAGTTCGTACGGCTAAATATTACAATATTGATGTTGTAGGCATTTATAGAGGATATGAGGGCATGATAGAAAATGACTTTGTTCATTTAGATGAAAGAAGCGTTTCAAGAATTATAAATAGAGGTGGTACAATTATAAAAAGTGCACGTTCTAAAGAGTTTAGAACCAAGGAAGGCAGAAAAAAAGCTTTTGAAAATTTAGAATGTAATGGCGTAGAAGCTCTAATAGGTATAGGTGGCGATGGTACTTTTATGGGCTTGCATGTTTTTAACAAAGAGTTTGGCGTGCCTGTTATTGGATTGCCAGGCACTATTGATAACGATATTTTTGGTACAGATTATACCATAGGTTTTGATACAGCTTCTAATACAGCCATTGAAGCTATAGATAAAATAAGAGATACTGCCACTTCTCACAACCGATTATTTTTTATAGAAGTAATGGGGCGAGATGCGGGTTTTTTGGCACTGCGTGCAGCCATAGGAAGTGGAGCAAAAGCTGTCATGCTTCCGGAAACGCACATGGAAATAGATGAACTACTGGCGGCTATTAGAAAAGGTAAGGGCAAGCACAAATCAAGTAATATAGTGATAGTGGGAGAGGGAAATAAAAATGGGAATGCCAGCGAGCTGGCAACGCTAATAAAAGGAATAGCACCTGAGTATGATACTAAAGTAACGGTTTTAGGTCATATTCAAAGAGGCGGTTCTCCTTCTGCATTTGATAGACTGCTGGCAAGTAGATTAGGCGTGGGAGCGGTAGAGCAACTAAAAGAAGGAAACAACAATATAATGGTAGGCATATTAAACGAAAAATTAGCTTTTACACCATTAGAAAAAGCAGTAAAAGAAAACACACTTATTTGTGATGAATTACTGCATGTAATTAATATATTATCAACTTAA
- a CDS encoding alpha/beta hydrolase: MSIWYYIIGTIVVAYLVICVFFYVYQESFLFHPRKTRADFKYDFDHPVEEKFYTTPNNGNIHTLKFEVENSKGIVLYMHGNAGSLRDWGWIYKDFVARGYDILLIDYRTYGKSTGKLSEKNMHSDVTFIYDELKKDYQENQIIIYGRSIGTGMAAHIASIRKPKALVLETPYYSIIDIAKRIVPFLFLEPLLKYKFKSFKFLKTVECPIYFLHGTNDNVVPYATGLRLYNTVKDRAKLITVKDGQHNNLSQFEEYYKMLDEVLKPELF, encoded by the coding sequence TTGAGTATTTGGTATTATATAATAGGCACTATAGTAGTAGCTTATTTAGTTATTTGTGTATTTTTTTATGTCTATCAAGAGTCGTTTTTGTTTCATCCACGTAAAACAAGAGCCGATTTTAAGTATGATTTTGACCATCCTGTAGAAGAAAAATTTTACACTACGCCTAATAATGGGAATATACACACTTTAAAATTTGAGGTTGAAAATTCAAAAGGCATAGTACTTTATATGCACGGCAATGCAGGCAGTTTAAGAGATTGGGGGTGGATTTATAAAGATTTTGTAGCAAGAGGTTACGATATTTTGCTTATAGATTATAGAACCTACGGCAAAAGTACAGGTAAGCTAAGTGAAAAAAATATGCATAGTGATGTTACTTTTATTTACGATGAGCTTAAAAAAGATTATCAAGAAAATCAGATAATAATATATGGGCGTTCTATAGGAACAGGTATGGCAGCACATATAGCTTCTATAAGAAAACCTAAAGCATTAGTGTTAGAAACACCTTATTATAGCATTATAGATATAGCCAAGCGTATAGTGCCTTTTTTGTTTTTAGAACCTTTGCTAAAATATAAGTTTAAGAGTTTTAAATTTTTAAAAACAGTGGAGTGTCCTATCTATTTCTTACACGGCACTAATGACAATGTAGTACCTTATGCCACGGGATTAAGGCTATACAATACCGTAAAAGATAGAGCTAAACTAATAACCGTTAAAGACGGGCAACATAATAACTTAAGCCAGTTTGAAGAGTATTACAAAATGCTGGATGAAGTATTAAAACCTGAGTTATTTTAA
- a CDS encoding MBL fold metallo-hydrolase — protein MNIEQIYTGCLAQGAYYIESNGEAVVIDPLREVQPYIDRAKKDNASIKYILETHFHADFVSGHIDLAKKTGATIVYGPTAKPAFDAYVAKDGEILKVGNISIKVLHTPGHTMESTVYLLKDESGKDVAMFTGDTLFIGDVGRPDLAQKVIADLTQEKLAGHLFDSLRNKIMPLSDDIIVYPAHGAGSACGKKMSKETSDTLGNQKATNYALNPKLSKEEFIEQVLDGLMPPPAYFPQNVLMNIQGYDSIDTVIERGTRALNPTEFEVAANETGAIILDTRKPEVFKKGFIPNSIFIGIDGGFAPWVGTLIPDVKQEILVVADEGREEEVITRLARVGYDHALGYLKGGFSAWKNEGKEIDTIETISPEQFAKDMNTNDIEIVDVRKESEYKSQHVDSEKVINAPLDYINDSMQKLKQDKTYYVHCLGGYRSVIAASILKARGFENLIDIDKGFNGIVEANVATTEYVCPTTLL, from the coding sequence ATGAATATTGAACAAATTTATACAGGATGCTTAGCTCAAGGAGCTTATTATATTGAAAGCAATGGCGAAGCTGTAGTTATTGATCCTTTAAGAGAAGTACAGCCTTATATAGATAGAGCTAAAAAAGACAATGCTTCTATTAAATACATCTTAGAAACCCATTTTCATGCAGATTTTGTATCGGGACATATAGATTTAGCTAAAAAAACGGGAGCTACTATAGTTTATGGCCCTACAGCAAAACCGGCTTTTGATGCTTATGTAGCTAAAGACGGAGAAATACTAAAAGTTGGGAATATAAGCATTAAAGTGCTACACACACCGGGGCATACTATGGAAAGCACTGTTTATTTATTAAAAGATGAAAGTGGCAAAGATGTAGCTATGTTTACTGGCGATACATTGTTTATAGGCGATGTAGGTCGCCCGGATTTGGCACAAAAAGTTATTGCCGATTTAACTCAAGAGAAATTAGCAGGGCATTTATTTGATTCTTTGCGTAATAAAATAATGCCTTTAAGCGATGATATTATTGTATATCCGGCACACGGGGCAGGTTCTGCTTGTGGTAAAAAAATGAGCAAAGAAACCTCAGATACTTTGGGCAACCAAAAAGCTACCAATTATGCTTTAAACCCTAAATTGAGCAAAGAAGAATTTATAGAGCAAGTTTTAGACGGCTTAATGCCTCCACCTGCATATTTCCCTCAAAATGTACTAATGAATATACAAGGCTACGATAGTATAGATACGGTAATAGAAAGAGGAACAAGAGCATTAAACCCTACAGAATTTGAAGTAGCGGCTAACGAAACAGGAGCTATTATTTTAGATACCAGAAAACCGGAGGTATTTAAAAAAGGATTTATTCCTAATTCTATTTTTATAGGTATAGATGGTGGTTTTGCACCTTGGGTGGGTACTTTAATTCCCGATGTAAAACAAGAAATATTAGTAGTAGCAGATGAAGGAAGAGAGGAGGAAGTTATAACCCGATTAGCTCGTGTAGGCTACGACCATGCTTTAGGATATTTAAAAGGTGGTTTTAGTGCTTGGAAAAATGAAGGTAAAGAAATAGATACTATAGAAACTATTTCTCCAGAGCAATTTGCTAAAGATATGAACACCAATGATATAGAAATAGTAGATGTGCGAAAAGAAAGTGAGTATAAATCGCAACACGTTGATAGTGAAAAAGTTATAAACGCACCATTAGATTACATTAATGATAGTATGCAAAAACTTAAACAAGATAAAACCTATTACGTGCATTGTTTAGGAGGTTATCGTTCGGTTATTGCGGCATCTATATTAAAAGCCAGAGGTTTTGAAAACTTAATAGATATAGATAAAGGTTTTAACGGCATAGTAGAAGCTAATGTAGCTACTACGGAGTATGTTTGTCCTACTACTTTGCTGTAG
- a CDS encoding phosphoribosylformylglycinamidine cyclo-ligase: protein MNTSNYDKRGVSAGKEEVHEAVKKLDKGLYPKAFSRIYPDFLGNDDAYCNLMSSDGTGTKSIIAYLYWKETGDLSVWRNIATDVLVMNLDDLLCVGATGSFLYTSVINRNKHLIPGEVIAALIEGGQEFIDTMQKFGIDIKYMGGETADLGDSVRTITIDGSMTARMKRDNLIITNQIANDDIIIGLSSTGKATYEKEYNSGMGSNGLTSARHDVLNKSYLEKYSESFDPNTDTKYLYAGSKKLTDKLDGTPLDYGKALLSPTKTYAPVIKTMLKELPKQIHSLVHCTGGAQTKVLHFIDNLKIIKDNLFPTPPLFSAIQKESGTSWQEMYKVFNMGHRMEIYTNKKNAQTIIDIANSFNIEAQIIGYVEAHKGKQVEIKTENGTFIYH from the coding sequence ATGAATACAAGCAATTACGATAAAAGAGGTGTTTCGGCAGGAAAAGAAGAAGTGCATGAAGCTGTAAAAAAATTAGATAAAGGACTTTACCCTAAAGCTTTTTCAAGAATTTATCCCGATTTTTTAGGAAATGATGATGCTTACTGCAACTTAATGAGCTCTGACGGAACAGGTACTAAATCTATTATTGCCTATTTATATTGGAAAGAAACGGGAGACCTTAGCGTTTGGCGAAATATAGCTACCGATGTTTTGGTTATGAACTTAGATGATTTACTTTGTGTAGGAGCTACCGGATCTTTTTTATACACTTCCGTAATTAATAGAAACAAACATTTAATACCTGGCGAAGTTATAGCTGCTTTAATTGAAGGTGGACAAGAATTTATAGATACCATGCAAAAATTTGGTATTGATATAAAATATATGGGTGGCGAAACTGCCGATTTAGGCGATAGCGTTCGCACTATTACTATTGATGGCTCTATGACGGCAAGAATGAAACGCGATAACTTAATTATTACCAACCAAATAGCTAATGACGATATAATAATAGGTTTAAGTAGTACAGGCAAAGCCACTTACGAAAAAGAGTACAATTCAGGTATGGGAAGTAATGGTTTAACTTCTGCCCGACATGATGTATTAAATAAGTCTTATTTAGAAAAATATTCCGAAAGTTTTGACCCTAATACCGATACTAAATACTTATACGCAGGGAGCAAAAAGCTAACAGATAAACTTGATGGCACGCCTTTAGATTATGGCAAAGCTTTGCTTTCTCCTACTAAAACCTACGCTCCGGTTATAAAAACGATGCTTAAAGAGCTACCAAAACAAATACACAGCTTAGTGCATTGTACGGGAGGTGCTCAAACTAAAGTATTGCACTTTATAGATAATTTAAAAATAATTAAAGACAATCTGTTTCCTACACCGCCACTTTTTAGTGCTATTCAAAAAGAATCGGGTACAAGCTGGCAAGAAATGTATAAAGTATTTAATATGGGACACCGCATGGAAATTTATACCAACAAAAAAAATGCTCAAACTATAATAGATATAGCTAACAGTTTTAATATTGAAGCCCAAATTATTGGTTATGTAGAAGCTCACAAAGGCAAGCAAGTAGAAATAAAAACAGAAAACGGAACTTTTATATATCATTAA
- the trxA gene encoding thioredoxin has product MAKSKFESIISQDKPVLVDFSAEWCGPCKALAPILKQVAKEVGGKAKIVKIDVDKNNKLAAKMGIRSVPTLMLYKKGELKWKQSGVVPANNLIQIINQYA; this is encoded by the coding sequence ATGGCAAAAAGTAAATTTGAGAGTATTATTAGTCAAGATAAACCTGTGTTAGTAGATTTTTCTGCGGAGTGGTGTGGGCCGTGCAAAGCTTTAGCTCCTATATTGAAGCAAGTGGCTAAGGAAGTGGGCGGTAAAGCAAAAATTGTAAAAATAGATGTAGATAAAAACAATAAGCTGGCTGCAAAAATGGGAATTAGAAGTGTACCTACACTAATGCTTTACAAAAAAGGAGAGTTAAAATGGAAGCAGAGTGGAGTAGTGCCTGCTAATAATTTAATACAAATAATTAACCAATATGCTTAA
- the gap gene encoding type I glyceraldehyde-3-phosphate dehydrogenase has product MKIAINGFGRIGRLTFRNLFDRKDVEIVALNDLADSDKLAHLLKYDSAHRTYQKDISFDENHIIVDGKSIPLYKEREATNLPWKKLGVDVVAECSGHYRTKEKAMQHVEAGAKRVVISAPATRDIKTIVLGVNDKDIKAEDVIISNASCTTNCLAPMAKLMHENFEIEKGYINTVHAYTADQMLQDAPHKDLRRARAAANSIIPTSTGAAKAVGWVIPALEGKLDGIATRVPVITGSLTDFTFIVKKNATVEAIQSIFKKAAEKEMKGILKYTEDPLVSSDIVSSHYSCVFQGDLISINENMVKLIAWYDNEMGYATRMADLLQKLK; this is encoded by the coding sequence ATGAAGATAGCCATAAATGGTTTTGGACGTATAGGACGTTTAACGTTTAGAAACCTATTTGATAGAAAAGATGTAGAAATTGTAGCATTAAATGATTTAGCAGATTCAGATAAATTAGCTCATTTACTAAAATACGACAGTGCTCATAGAACTTACCAAAAAGATATTTCTTTTGATGAAAATCATATAATTGTAGATGGGAAATCTATTCCTTTATACAAAGAAAGGGAGGCCACAAATTTGCCTTGGAAAAAACTTGGCGTAGATGTGGTGGCAGAGTGTAGCGGACATTATAGAACAAAAGAAAAAGCTATGCAGCACGTAGAAGCCGGAGCAAAGCGTGTGGTTATTTCGGCACCTGCTACAAGAGATATAAAAACAATAGTGCTGGGCGTTAATGATAAAGATATTAAGGCTGAAGATGTTATAATTTCTAATGCTTCATGTACTACAAACTGCTTAGCCCCAATGGCGAAATTAATGCATGAAAATTTTGAAATAGAAAAAGGCTATATTAATACGGTGCATGCTTATACGGCAGACCAAATGCTACAAGATGCACCTCATAAAGATTTGAGAAGGGCAAGAGCAGCGGCTAATTCTATTATTCCTACATCTACGGGAGCGGCTAAAGCAGTGGGGTGGGTTATACCGGCTTTAGAAGGGAAATTAGACGGTATAGCTACCAGAGTTCCTGTTATTACAGGCTCATTAACAGATTTTACTTTTATAGTAAAGAAAAATGCAACCGTAGAAGCTATACAAAGCATATTTAAAAAAGCAGCTGAAAAAGAAATGAAAGGTATTTTAAAATATACCGAAGATCCTTTAGTTTCTTCCGATATAGTTAGCTCTCATTATTCGTGTGTTTTTCAAGGAGATTTAATAAGTATAAATGAAAATATGGTAAAATTAATAGCTTGGTACGATAATGAAATGGGCTACGCTACAAGAATGGCAGATTTACTACAAAAATTGAAATAA